From Montipora foliosa isolate CH-2021 chromosome 6, ASM3666993v2, whole genome shotgun sequence, a single genomic window includes:
- the LOC138007487 gene encoding CDGSH iron-sulfur domain-containing protein 2 homolog A-like, with amino-acid sequence MEVFSRVVKIQLPNYLKSLPVPATIGGFMKLSGNEWVQLVPFVVTTSVVVYLVVSALLPSKPPKKPDEDWVNKSIQKDKEKVADIIEIEDLGDKTVYCRCWKSKKFPFCDGSHNSHNKETGDNVGPLVLKRAAPSS; translated from the exons ATGGAGGTATTCTCTCGTGTGGTCAAAATTCAACTTCCAAATTACCTGAAATCTTTGCCGGTTCCCGCCACGATTGGAGGATTTATGAAGCTATCTGGTAACGAATGGGTACAGCTCGTACCGTTTGTGGTGACAACCTCTGTAGTTGTGTATCTGGTCGTCTCAGCTCTGCTCCCCTCCAAACCACCGAAGAAACCCGACGAAGATTGGGTGAACAAATCGATTCAAAAGGACAAGGAAAAAGTAGCTGATATTATTGAGATTGAAGATTTAGGGGACAAGACGGTTTATTGCCGTTGCTGGAAATCAAAAAAG TTCCCATTTTGTGATGGAAGCCATAATTCACACAATAAGGAAACTGGAGACAATGTTGGGCCATTGGTTTTAAAGAGAGCAGCGCCATCTTCATAA